A stretch of the Lolium perenne isolate Kyuss_39 chromosome 3, Kyuss_2.0, whole genome shotgun sequence genome encodes the following:
- the LOC127343373 gene encoding cyclin-dependent kinase B2-1 — MSDPMEIEIEGNPMGNNSQYKMIEVLGRGSFGRVYKMMHIATNKIVAVKHLFYPGDQDGLNPHFIREVANLKKLSACPQVVTLLDDFTLDGQTGRSQAAFLVLEFMESDLERFIQRYDPMNPTPASTVKILMYQICKGVHACHKESLLHRDLKPNNLLVNSSTLELKLGDLGLSRDYCDHVVREHTAGWVFVNYKCPELYLGERNYSRATDMWSVGCIFAELVTTKQLFPGPEADVMPQIFRLFGTPNEAIWPGVTSLPKWSQYAHLQNYPTGDLTQEVHRLDPVGVDLLKGMLQYDPKKRISAKSALEHPYFNDVDKRRY, encoded by the exons ATGTCGGACCCAATGGAGATTGAGATCGAGGGTAACCCAATGGGGAACAACTCGCAGTACAAGATGATCGAAGTACTCGGGAGGGGCTCCTTTGGCCGTGTATACAAAATGATGCACATTGCCACTAACAAAATTGTGGCAGTTAAGCATCTTTTCTATCCTGGAGATCAGGATGGGCTGAATCCTCATTTCATTCGTGAGGTGGCCAATCTCAAGAAGCTGTCGGCGTGCCCACAAGTTGTCACTCTGCTCGACGACTTCACACTAGATGGCCAGACGGGCAGATCCCAGGCTGCATTCTTAGTATTGGAGTTCATGGAGTCGGATCTAGAAAGATTCATTCAACGATATGACCCAATGAATCCAACTCCTGCCAGTACTGTAAAG ATTCTGATGTACCAGATATGCAAAGGTGTGCATGCGTGCCATAAGGAGAGCCTTCTGCATCGCGATCTGAAGCCTAACAATTTGCTTGTGAACAGTAGTACGCTGGAACTTAAGCTTGGTGACTTGGGTTTAAGTAGGGACTACTGTGATCATGTTGTTAGGGAACACACAGCAGGG TGGGTCTTCGTGAACTATAAATGTCCAGAGCTTTACCTTGGTGAACGCAATTACTCCCGTGCAACTGATATGTGGTCTGTCGGCTGCATTTTTG CGGAGCTGGTCACCACAAAGCAGCTGTTCCCTGGGCCCGAGGCAGATGTGATGCCCCAGATTTTTAG GTTGTTTGGGACGCCTAATGAGGCTATATGGCCAGGAGTAACAAGTCTGCCGAAGTGGTCGCAGTACGCACATCTTCAAAACTACCCCACTGGAGATTTGACTCAGGAAGTTCATCGTCTGGACCCAGTTGGTGTAGATCTTCTTAAG